The following are encoded in a window of Stegostoma tigrinum isolate sSteTig4 chromosome 40, sSteTig4.hap1, whole genome shotgun sequence genomic DNA:
- the LOC125448001 gene encoding actin filament-associated protein 1-like isoform X2 has translation MPAEDADYMFMSCVTLTENRSDMQLPTNASVLPNVLEIIEDTEDVSPCPPLLDDFQTKVAASAPVPHQTTEVHPDDSYEEAEPLNPLIQCTADCADSDSSHYESYGEEEISGNNRTGSLRMLPTESPTRPLPHPRICGFLWRKKWLGQWTKQLFLIRGQVLLCYKCMKDQYPLMELSLQGSHITYKFKRTKKIQHELKITTASNDTLVLGLQSREQTEDWRKVVEEVSSMSSRTSPWNSPQMPGTESKCAASKSASRGSRGSELERPPGEMPDSRATQDKGYLKVLVNSHWQTLRCHVENQVLLMYKDVGGAGKLHYSVDLQGCEVRTQADSTHKYRLIVSQQHKDLAVLQTSSPVDRDRWLSLLQTGCGTDTESAHLYEDTVLPSATDAVPRDGNQVSGLLQRRITTPNTYMDDPFGQVSSQNAQQEGGSRATQQTRVNMPSHDVANRECTTFQEREHHSSANNNNTARYNTLPSAFPETSFLKSWSDFEIKTCGAEKEPVRNQATQTDKKDFKEAMDSLSEKKALPRLEEKIRRLEQAVYRAKERVKSGSELNLLSLSKTFKRASCGQSLALFSSHTEAAGPEGPIVSPILRRTASAKSALRRTPSITVVEKGRVLQKTKEWEMKSSV, from the exons GCTGCTTCTGCACCCGTCCCTCACCAAACCACTGAGGTCCACCCCGACGACTCCTACGAAGAAGCAGAACCACTCAATCCTCTCATACAGTGCACTGCAG ATTGTGCGGACTCCGACAGCAGTCATTACGAATCTTATGGAGAAGAGGAAATTTCTGGGAATAACCGTACAGGCTCTCTTCGAATGCTGCCCACGGAGTCTCCCACACGGCCTCTGCCCCATCCACGAATTTGTGGTTTTCTGTGGCGGAAGAAGTGGCTGGGACAATGGACGAAGCAGTTATTTCTCATCAGAGGCCAAGTTCTGCTG TGTTATAAGTGTATGAAGGACCAGTACCCCTTGATGGAGCTCAGCCTGCAGGGATCCCATATCACGTACAAATTTAAACGCACTAAGAAGATACAGCATGAGCTTAAGATTACCACAGCGAGTAATGACACTCTGGTGCTTGGCCTGCAGAGTCGTGAGCAGACTGAGGACTGGCGGAAG GTTGTTGAAGAGGTGAGCAGCATGTCTTCCCGAACTTCACCATGGAATTCACCACAGATGCCAGGGACAGAGAGTAAATGTGCCGCAAGCAAA TCAGCATCGAGAGGCAGTCGAGGCTCAGAGCTGGAGAGACCCCCAGGGGAAATGCCTGACAGCCGAGCCACCCAAGACAAAG GTTACCTGAAGGTGCTTGTGAACAGCCACTGGCAGACTTTGCGGTGTCACGTCGAGAACCAAGTGCTGCTGATGTATAAAGATGTCGGCGGAGCTGGGAAGCTGCACTACTCTGTGGACCTGCAGGGCTGTGAAGTCAGAACGCAGGCTGACTCGACCCACAAGTACAGGCTGATTGTCTCACAACAGCACAAGGATCTGGCAGTGCTACAG ACCAGCTCGCCCGTGGACAGGGATCGAtggctcagcctcctgcagacagGATGTGGAACGGACACAGAATCAGCTCACCTGTACGAAGACACTGTCCTGCCAAGTGCAACAGATGCAGTTCCAAGAGATGGAAACCAAGTTAG TGGTTTGCTCCAGCGTCGAATCACCACTCCCAACACATACATGGATGATCCATTTGGCCAAGTATCCAGTCAGAATGCCCAACAGGAGGGAGGCTCAAGGGCCACACAACAGACG AGGGTCAATATGCCAAGCCATGACGTGGCAAACAGAGAATGCACAACATTTCAAGAGAGGGAACATCACAGCAGTGCAAACAACAATAACACAGCAAGATACAACACCCTGCCAAGTG CATTTCCTGAAACCAGCTTTTTAAAATCCTGGAGTGACTTTGAAATCAAAACATGTGGAGCTGAAAAGGAGCCTGTTAGAAATCAAGCAACGCAGACCGACAAGAAAGATTTCAAAGAGGCAATGGACTCCCTGTCTG AGAAAAAAGCCCTGCCAAGGTTGGAAGAGAAGATCCGTCGCCTTGAGCAGGCTGTGTACAGAGCGAAAGAGAGGGTGAAGTCGGGCTCTGAACTTAACCTGCTCTCCCTGAGCAAGACCTTCAAACGGGCATCCTGTGGGCAATCTCTGGCTCTGTTTTCCTCACACACAGAAGCAGCGGGTCCTGAG GGTCCGATAGTGAGCCCGATCTTAAGACGCACAGCCTCAGCCAAAAGCGCTCTGAGAAGGACGCCATCCATCACCGTGGTTGAAAAGGGCAGGGTCCTTCAGAAAACAAAG GAATGGGAAATGAAGTCTTCAGTCTAA